The segment GCGCTGTCGCAAATGCGGACGAGCTCTGGGTTCAGCGTCTGCGCAGTGGGAATTCCAACTTTTGCAAAGTATTCACCGATATCTGATTGGTTCTCGAACTCAACACCATCGACTTCGCCAAGGGCATAAGCGAAAAAACGCAATGGTCGAGAGGCCGCAATCTTTGAATCGAGCTGCCGAACTGTTCCTGCAGCTGCGTTGCGAGGATTTGCGAATGTCTGCTGGCCGTTTTCCTGTTGTTGTTCATTGAGTTTTGCGAAGTCGGCCTTAAACATTAATACTTCGCCACGCACCTCAAGCAAGCGTGGCGGTTTTGTCGTCTTAAGTTTCAAAGGAATGCTTTTGATCGTACGGATGTTCTGAGTCACATCTTCGCCGGTCGTACCGTCTCCGCGGGTGATGGCGCGAACCATAGTCCCATTTTCATATACGAGTTCCATGGAAAGGCCGTCAAACTTCGGCTCAGCGAAGTATTCAATTTTCTTATCGCTCTTCAAAAATTTACGCACACGTTCATCGAAGTCGACGATATCTTCTGGAGAATAGCTATTTGCCAAAGAGAGCATGGGGCGCCGATGAGCGACTTTTTCAAAAGACCCCAGTGGAGCGCCACCCACGCGTTGCGAAGGAGAGTCACTGAGGTCTAGTCCAGATTCTTTCGCTTCAAGCTTAAGAAGTTCTGAGTAGAGTTGATCGTAGTCATAGTCAGAAATAACTGGTTTATCGAGAACGTGATAGTTGTAGTCGTGCTCGGCAATGATCTTCTTAAGTTCTTCGTGACGTTTCTTTGACATGAGTGAATTTGTACCATGAGGCGGTTTGACTGTGAAAGGGAATTTGACTAGTTTAGATACTTGCACCTGCCCTAAGGAGCGCCCCAACATGATCGATAAAAAGACCATTGAACATATCGCAAAATTAGCTCGGCTTGAAATTTCAGAATCCGAGGCCAACGAGTACAGCCAGCAACTTGGCAAAGCCCTCAGCCATTTTGAACAGATCTCGAAAATTGACACAAAAGGTATTGAGCCACTTGTGACTCCGACAGAGATCGAAGAGTTCTGGCGCGAAGATGTTGTAAAGCAAGAATTCACTCCGGAAGAAATGACAGCCAATGCACCAGCGAAAGCCGGCAACCTGTTCAAAGTTCCACCAGTCGTCTAAGGAATAAAATGGATTTGATTAACGCCTCCATCACAGAAATTGCAGACGCGGTTAAGTTAAAGAAAACCAGCGCCAAAGAAGTAACGACTCAGTTCATGAAGCGTGCGGAGAGCCTCAATCCAAAATTGAATGCTTACACAAGTTTGAATAGTAATGCACTCAAAGAGGCCGAAGCTATTGATGCGCGTATCGCAAAGGGCGAGGATATCGGCGCGATGGCTGGTGTTCCATTTGGTATTAAAGAAATGTTTTGCACAAAAGGCATTGTCACAAATGCTGGATCAAAGATTCTACAAAACTTTGTTCCTCCGTATGATGCAACAGTCGTTGCGCGCTTAAAAAAAGCTGGAATCGTTATTACGGGGAAATTGAATCAAGATGAATTTGCGATGGGCTCCTCGAATGAAACATCTTTCTATGGTGTGACTAAGAACCCATGGAATCTCGAGTGTGTTCCCGGTGGATCTTCCGGCGGCTCGGCGGCGGCACAAGCCGCGCGTCTATGTGCAGGAACTTTGGGCACAGATACCGGTGGATCGATTCGTCAGCCTGCAAGTTTCTGCGGGATTGTCGGTGTGAAGCCAACTTATGGCCGCGTCAGCCGCTATGGTATTATCGCCTACGCATCTTCGTTAGACCAGGCGGGACCGATGGTGAGCTCTGTTAAAGATGCGGCGCTAACTCTCGAAGTGATCAGTGGTCATGATGAGATGGACTCAACAACGTCACAAAGAAAAGTTCCTGCTTACAGCAAAGACCTCACAGCCAATGTAAAAGGTATGAAGATCGGTTTGATCCGAGAATACATGCAAGGTGGTTTGCATCCCGATGTGCAAAAAACCGTGGATCAAGCAATCAGCGCACTAAAATCTCAAGGTGCTGAGTTTGTTGAAGTGTCTGTTCCCATGACAGAGTTCGCAGTTCCTGTGTATTACCTCGTGGCCGCGAGCGAGGCGTCCAGCAATCTTGCTCGGTATGACGGTGTAAAATATGGATACCGCGCGGAGTTCCCGAATCTTTCAGCAGTTGATCTTGAAGAGTTCTATGGAAAAACCCGTGGCGAAGGCTTCGGCAAGGAAGTCAAACGCAGAATTATGCTGGGGACGTATTGTCTTTCTAGCGGTTATTATGATGCTTACTATAATAAAGCCGGACAGGTTCGCCGCATGATCATGAATCAATACCGCGAAGCTTTCCAAAAATGTGATGTCATCCTAAGTCCTGTGACAACGTCACCTGCTTTTAAAATTGGTGAACGAGTTTCAGATCCACTTACGATGTACTTAAATGATATTTTCACAACCTCTACAAACTTAGCGGGCCTGCCGGGCATGAGCGTTCCATTTGGAATGTCAGCCGATGGCTTACCTATTGGCGTGCAACTGACGGGAGCTCATTTCGACGAGCAAAGAATGCTGAACGTCGGCTACGCATTGGAAGGTGCTTCTTCCGTGAAAGGCAAGGCTCCAAGTGTATAGAGGGTATGAAGCCGTTATCGGCATTGAAATTCACGTTCAGCTAAACACTGCCAGCAAAATCTTTTGCGCGGATGGCACTCAATTTAATGCTGGCGATAACGAAAATACCTCGCCTGTCAGTGTAGGAATGCCCGGGACTTTGCCTGTAATAAATAAACGCGCTGTGGAGTTTGCAATCAAGACGGGCTTAGCTCTTGGTTGTAACATCCGCAAAAAATCTATTTTTGCGCGTAAAAACTATTTTTATCCTGACTTACCAAAAGGCTATCAGATTTCGCAGTACGATCAGCCAATTTGCGAAAATGGCACCATCACTTTCAAAGTCGGTGATCAAACTAAAACAGTGAAAATTGTGCGAGCTCATCTTGAAGAAGATGCCGGCAAATCAAGTCACTTGGGCGACTTCACGATGATTAACTACAATCGTGCAGGTATTCCGCTCCTTGAAGTGGTGACTGGTCCTGATATGCATACGCCACAAGAGGCTGCTGAGTATGGCCGTACGATTCGTCAGATTGTGCGCTACCTCGGCGTTTGCGATGGAAACTTAGAAGAAGGCTCCATGCGCTGTGATTGTAACGTGAGCGTGCGCAAGGTCGGTGATCCAAAGTTGGGAACTCGAACAGAGCTTAAGAACATCAACTCATTCCGCTTTGTTGAAAAAGCTATCGAGTATGAAATCGAAAGGCAGATTGATGTTGTTGAGCGGGGCGAAAAAGTAGTACAGGAAACTCGTCTGTGGGATCCGGATAAAAATAAAACCTTCACCATGCGAAGCAAGGAAGAAGCACAAGACTATCGTTACTTCCCGGACCCAGATCTATTGCCACTTGTCGTGAGTGATGAGCTTATCAGTAAAATGAAAGCAGAGTTGCCGGAACTTCCGATTGCGAGAAAGAACAGATTTGTTTCTGCTCATGGTTTGCCAGAACACGATGCCGAAGTTCTTACTTCAGAAAAAGATTTGGCGGATTTCTACGAAGAAACTGCAAAAGTCAGTAAGAATTTTAAAAGCAGCGCGAACTGGATCATGACTGAAGTGATTCGCGAGTTAAACGACAGTAAGCTTGAAATCGCGGCATCGCCAATTAAGCCGGCGCAACTGGGTCAGTTGATTGCGCTGATTGATAAGGGCACTATTTCTGGAAAAATCGCTAAAACGGTTTTCTCTGAGATGTGGAAGACCGGAAAAGAGCCTGAAGCCATCATCAAAGAAAAAGGCCTGGTGCAAGTATCAGATCCGGCGGTGATCGAAAAGATCGTTGATGAAATCCTTGCAGCGAACGCACAGCAAGTTGCGGGCTATAAATCTGGTAAGACAAACTTGTTTGGATTCTTCGTTGGTGCCATTATGAAAGCTTCGAAGGGACAGGCAAATCCTGAGTTGGTTAACCAAATTCTACAAAAGAAACTGAACGGATAGTTATGAAAGTCGCAGCCCTTGATCTTGGCACAAATACTTTTCTTTGTCTTATTGTCGAAGGCGACAAATCCGGGATCAAAAGAGTCCTTTCAGATCAGGCAAAGGTCGTTCGCTTGGGTCAGGGAGTCGACAGGACGGGCGCATTTCACCCGGAGGCTCTTGCAAGAGCAAAGACCTGTCTGACGGAGTTCAAAAAAGAAATCGATCGTCACGGTGTGGACCGCATTCTCGCCATGGCGACCTCGGCGGCCCGCGATGCCTCAAATGGCAAAGAGCTTTTTAAGATCGGCGAAGACCTCGGCATTCCTATTGAAATTATCCCAGGTGCAGACGAAGCACGTATTACGTTTGCGGGAGCGACAGAAGGCAGTATTCAAGGCAAAGAAAACTGTGTTGTGATTGATGTGGGTGGCGGCTCGACGGAATTTATTGTTGGTAACACAGATACACTTCATTTTTCAAAGAGCCTTAATATCGGCTGCGTGCGTATGACCGAGAAATATATTACAGCTCAGCCGCTATCGCAGAAAGAAAGACTCTTTGTCGAAGAAGCAGTTGGCGAACAGCTTCGCACGATCATGCCCGAAATCAAAAAATATCCGGCGGAAGAAATTCTCGCGGTTGCGGGGACGCCATCGGCGCTTGCCGTTGCCGAGCTTGGCGGAAAATTTGATCCGGATAAAGTTCACGGGTTCATTTTAGATCAGGACAAACTTAAAAAGTGGTGCGACACACTTGCCAATACCACGATCCAGGAAAAGATTGATAAATACAAAATTGAAGCTGGACGTGCAGACGTTTTATTTGTCGGCGCAACCATTCTTCATCAATTCTTATTGCAGTTAAATAAACCTTCCATGAAGGTTTCAATTAAAGGAGTGCGATATGGTGTCGCCTTGGAAGCTCTTCGCCGCTAGTTTTCTGATCTGGTCCAGTGCTTTTGCCGGAAAAATGCCAGAGGCTAAACAGGACGTCACATTTAAGAAAGAAAAAATCACGCTTGCTGGAAAAACTATTTCCGTCGAAGTCGCGGAAACACCAGAACAACATGAGCATGGCTTAATGTTCAGAAACAGCATGCCTGAAAATGATGGAATGATTTTCATCTTTGGCGAAGAAGACACTCGTTACTTCTGGATGAAGAACACCTACATAGACTTAAGTATTGGTTACTTCGATAAAGATAAAACGCTCATCGATATTCAAGAGATGAAAGCGACCAGCATGATGGAAACTAGACCTCCGTCATATCCAAGTGCGAAGCCTGCGATGTACGCGCTCGAGATGAACAAAGGTTGGTTCGCAAAAAACAAAGTAAAACTAGGTCAGAAGTTTCAATTTTCTATGCGCCGACAATAGTCTAGATGGCTTCGCCCTTCAACTAGGTCCGGGCATAAATTATTTGCAAGGCTCTATTCTTATGTTTAAATCAAGATAGATTATTTTTGAAACAGAACGTTTCAGCGCATTAATCAAGGATGAATATATGTTGAAAAAGTTTGTTGTAATTCTCGCCTGCTTAGGAGTTCTTCAACTCACGAGCTGCACGTCGAAAGACTCGAAAGAGGACGGCGGCGAAGAAATGGCCATTGATGCAGCGGCCGCAGACTCTGCAGAAGTCGAAAAAGTTGAAGGCGAACAAAGCCTTGATATCGCAGCCGATGACTCTTCAGCTTCACTCTCCAACAACGACGCGCTCCCAGAAGATGCACTTGGCGATGCTCCACCTCCAGCGCCAGACACAGCAGCTGCTCCCCAAATCGAAGACAATCCTTTGGCTGAGTCTTCTCCAGCAGAGCCACCTCCTGCTGTAGACACTCTTCCACCAGATACGTTGGGTGATTCAGTCGTTGAAAACGCTCCTCCGGTGATGGAGACCAGCGAGCCTGTTCACGAAACGAAACATGCAAGCAGCAAAGCTTCTGTGGAAACTCCGGCAGAAGAAGCTCCGAAGCCACAAGTTTCTTACCGCAAAGTCGAACACACTCCATGGAAAGAAGGCGGCAAGATCTTGAACACGGTTTACGTTGCTCGTGAGGGCGATTCTTGGGCGAGTGTGAGCTCAATGATCTATGGAACTGAAAAAGCCAGCGAATTGAAAAAGATGAATCCATCGATCAAGGGCCGTAAGTTGAAAGTGGGCGATAAAGTTTATTACAACTCCCCACACCGTCCTGATGATGAGACACAAGTTCTTACTTATTACGCTGACAGTGGTATCGCCCCTGAAGTGTATATCGCTAAAGGCGGCGATAACTTGAAGAAAGTGGCAAAGGAACTTTTCGGTTCTGAACAGGGCTGGAAAGAACTTTATGCTACAAATGATTTTGAATCTAAAGGCGCGTTGGATGAAGGTACACAGATTAAGTACTGGAGAACGGTAGCCGCAGCTCCGAAAACTGAAGTTGCAGCCGCTCAACCTCCTCCAGCTCCGCCAATGAATGAAATGCCACCTGCTCCTCCGGCTCCGTCGGCAGAAATGCCGCCACCACCACCGCCGGGAGACATGGCAGCGCCGCCACCTCCGCCTCCACCTGCGGACATGGCTGCAAACGAGATGGCTCCGCCACCACCTCCACCACCACCGGTTGAAGCTGTGGCTCCGCCACCTCCTCCGCCACCGCCAATGGCGAAACAGCACAAGCCTGAAGAAGGCGCTGGTGCAAGTCCTCTCGAGGATGATCAGATGACAACATTGGCCGGCGGTGCAGTCCTTGCCGTGGCCCTGGCTCTCTTCATGATTATGAGAAGACGCCGTAAGAAAGAATTGGAACAAGCCATCCAAGATACACAAGTTGGCTAAGCTCAAAAAAAGAAAGGGTCCTCAGGGACCCTTTTTTATTTCATTAAGGTGAAGCTTAATTCTTAAGATACTTTTTTAAAGATCTTGTCGAGAACATCGCGACGACCGTCACGATTGTTTTCAACGAAGTAAATTAAATCATCAACAATTTGAACATCGCGATTGTTCGTAGGCATGAACTTGATCCCGCAACCAAGTGAGTTGCACCAGACAACGGCTGCTGCAATTTTTCTTTCACGACCGCTCACTACGAATCGTAAATGAAGCTTTTCATTCGCACGGAAAGATTCTCCGCGGAATTCGAGGAATGCTCCTGAAAGGCTAATGTTCTTCAACGTGCCTCTCACTTCCTCACGGGCGTAATTTCTCTTAAAACCAACCTCTAAATATAGAGGCGTCCGTGGAGCTGGTTGTTTTGCTGTGTCCACATTTATCTCCTTTGGTAGTTCCTAGGCTAAGTGTGTGTATTTAATATCGGTTTTTGTCCGCAAAAACTGTAGGCCGGTTGGGTTCTCGGGAATTTTGTGGAGTTCAAAGTCTCACTTTGATCGTCTCATAAATAGGCTATCTATTTGAAAAGACGTGAAAAAGTCTAAACAAAAAGAGACCTTAGAACAGATTTTAGATGTTTGCGGACAGAAGTCGTAACGGGATTTTCCGTTGACAAAACTAGACCCCTTCGCCAAATTGAAAGGGAACTCAAATAATATCAAAGCTCAAACCCTGAGCCCAATTCTGTATCTCAAACGATACCTAAACACATAAATTCATTCATAAATTTAAAAATAATCTATATTTCAAAATATATCTGAAAATCGAATACTAAGGAGTAAAGTTTGTCAGACCCAAAAGATTCGCAAAACGTTGAGGTTGTTAAAAAGCGTCCTACCCGTGCTAAGGCAAAAGCCGACACCGAAGCTGCCGCTCCAGAAGCAGCACCCGAAGCACCCGCTGAACCACCTCCTGCCGCAGAAGCTCCAGTTCAAGCATCTGCTCCAACTGAAAATACCCCGTCAGAAAACCCATCTCCACAACAAAGAGAACATCGCGAACACCGTGATAATCGAGACAACCGTGGTGGCGGTGACCGTGGTGATCGCAACAGTAATCAACATCGCAGATTTGATAATAAAAACAGAGACAATCGTGACAACCGCGGCGGTGGCGGACACAGACATCAGCAAGGTGGCGGCGGACAACGCCGTGATAATTTCCAGAAATATGAAAACCGCGATCGCGGACCTCGCAATGAAGATCTTGGACCTCAAGACGAGCAAGCAGCTAACCAAAACAATATCGAAGTTGATCTCGCAGATATCAATCTGAGTGACGAGGAGAAAAGCTGGCTCAACTCGAAAGACCTCAAATCTAAAAACATCCAACAGCTCACAGACCTTGCATTAAAATTGAAAATCGAAAATGCGGCCGGTATGCGCCGTCAGGATATGATTTTCGAAATCTTGAAGCGCGCTGCGAAGCTCGGTCAGGACATCTATGGCTCTGGCGTTCTTGAAATCTTGCCAGATGGTTACGGCTTCTTGCGTTCACCAGATTACAACTATCTTCCGGGTCCGGATGATATCTACGTAAGCCCATCACAAATTCGCCGCTTCGGTCTTCGTACCGGCGACACGGTGACAGGAACAGTTCGCCCACCAAAAGACGGCGAAAGATACTTTGCACTTCTCAAAGTCGACTCTCTCAATTTCGAGACGACTGAAAAAGGTAAAGACAAAATCCTTTTCGACAACTTGACGCCTCTATATCCAAATGAGCGTTTGAGACTTGAACACAACCCAGCTGATAACACGACTCGCGTTGTGGATTTGATGGCGCCACTTGGTAAAGGTCAACGCGCTCTGATCGTTGCTCCGCCAAGAACGGGTAAAACAGTTCTCATGCAACATATCGCGAATGCGATCACAACAAATCACCCTGAAGTGAAGCTCATCGTTCTTCTGATCGATGAGCGTCCGGAAGAGGTGACTGACATGCAACGTACGGTAAAAGGCGAAGTGATTTCGTCTACGTTTGACGAGCCACCAACTCGCCACGTTCAAGTTGCAGAAATGGTTATCGAGAAAGCAAAACGTCTCGTAGAACACAAACACGACGTTGTGATCCTTCTTGATTCTATCACGCGTCTGGCTCGTGCTTACAATACGGTGGTTCCACCATCTGGTAAGATCTTGTCGGGCGGTGTTGACTCGAATGCCCTTCACAAACCAAAACGTTTCTTCGGTGCTGCTCGCAATATCGAAGAAGGCGGCTCTTTGACAATCATCGCAACAGCGCTTGTGGATACAGGCTCTCGTATGGACGAGGTTATCTTCGAGGAGTTTAAAGGGACGGGTAACGCCGAGATCCACTTGGATCGTAAGCTGATGGAAAAACGTATCTTCCCTTGCATGGACATCAATAAGTCCGGCACTCGTAAAGAAGATTTGCTGATCGACAAGGGTGATTTGAATCGCTTGTGGATCTTGAGAAAAGTTTTGGCGCCAATGAATCCTATCGACGCGATGGAATTCTTGATCGACAAAGTACAAGCTACAAAAACAAATGGCGATTTCTTGAAAGCCATGTCAGGCAACGGTTAGTTGCTAACAAAAACAGATTTAAGAATAGAAAGCCGCTCATCCGTGAGCGGCTTTTTTATTTATTGATGATGTCGTGAAAGCGCCAGGTTTGAACTGTTTTGATTGCGATGAAAAAAACCAAACCCCAGAAAACTCCGGTGCTTTTTTACGGGAAAGATATTCTTAAATACCTCTTGAAGGAGATTTCTATGGAAGTTGAAAAAGAACCCCAACGAGCTCCACCGCCTATGGAAGTTTCGAACGTTGAAATTAAAAGCTTCGAGAAGCCCAAGGAAATAAGAAATTTTCCCCATGGACACATCGAACTGATCGAAGTGGCAGACCGCATGGTCGGCCGCGCAACTTTTGAACCGGGTTGGAAGTGGTCCGAAGATGTTCAGCCTATTGCCAAAACAAAAAGCTGTGAGGCGGCCCATGTTCAGTATCATCTTTCAGGAGTTTTGATGGTTCGCATGGACACGGGTGAAACCTATCAATGTCGTGCGGGCGATGTCTCGGTTCTGCCTCCGGGGCATGATGCTTGGGTTGTGGGTGATGAGCCCGTTGTCGTCGTTGATTTTCAGGGCATGGTGAACTACGCCAAAAATCCATAAGCTATTGATTATAAATGCCTTTTCCTTCGATGGCTAAAGCCTAAAAAATTAGCGATTTCTGATAGACATCGCTTGGCCCCCTATGTTACAAAACTGAGCCTTACGGCCAATAATATTCAATATTTAGAAGGAATTAGGTCATGAAAAAAGATCTTCATCCAAAAGTTAATACAGTTGTTTTCAAAGATATCTCTTGTGATTTCAGCTTCTTGGGCACTTCCACTTTGCACTCTGCAGAGACAGTAAAATGGGAAGACGGTAAAGAATATCCTTTGATCAAAGTTGAGATCTCTTCTGAATCTCACCCGTTCTACACTGGTAAGCAACGTGTGATGGATACAGAAGGTCGTATCGATCGTTTCAAAAAGAAATACGGCAAGAAGTAAATACGCAAACCTCCGCAATCTGCTGGAGGGCTACTGCATAGCAATGCGGCCCACAATGAGGCCGCATTTGTTTTTTCTGAGCTTCGTTTTTCCGATTTGATCACAGACTCCTTCAATCCAGAGGCATGAAAGATGTTTTCAAAACTTGCTGAAGTCGAATCCCGTTATGAGCAGGTAAATCTCCAACTGCAAAGGCCCGATATTGCCTCTGATCAGAAGCAATATCGCGCTTAC is part of the Bdellovibrionales bacterium genome and harbors:
- a CDS encoding Ppx/GppA family phosphatase, producing MKVAALDLGTNTFLCLIVEGDKSGIKRVLSDQAKVVRLGQGVDRTGAFHPEALARAKTCLTEFKKEIDRHGVDRILAMATSAARDASNGKELFKIGEDLGIPIEIIPGADEARITFAGATEGSIQGKENCVVIDVGGGSTEFIVGNTDTLHFSKSLNIGCVRMTEKYITAQPLSQKERLFVEEAVGEQLRTIMPEIKKYPAEEILAVAGTPSALAVAELGGKFDPDKVHGFILDQDKLKKWCDTLANTTIQEKIDKYKIEAGRADVLFVGATILHQFLLQLNKPSMKVSIKGVRYGVALEALRR
- a CDS encoding LysM peptidoglycan-binding domain-containing protein, with the protein product MLKKFVVILACLGVLQLTSCTSKDSKEDGGEEMAIDAAAADSAEVEKVEGEQSLDIAADDSSASLSNNDALPEDALGDAPPPAPDTAAAPQIEDNPLAESSPAEPPPAVDTLPPDTLGDSVVENAPPVMETSEPVHETKHASSKASVETPAEEAPKPQVSYRKVEHTPWKEGGKILNTVYVAREGDSWASVSSMIYGTEKASELKKMNPSIKGRKLKVGDKVYYNSPHRPDDETQVLTYYADSGIAPEVYIAKGGDNLKKVAKELFGSEQGWKELYATNDFESKGALDEGTQIKYWRTVAAAPKTEVAAAQPPPAPPMNEMPPAPPAPSAEMPPPPPPGDMAAPPPPPPPADMAANEMAPPPPPPPPVEAVAPPPPPPPPMAKQHKPEEGAGASPLEDDQMTTLAGGAVLAVALALFMIMRRRRKKELEQAIQDTQVG
- a CDS encoding cupin domain-containing protein, which encodes MEVEKEPQRAPPPMEVSNVEIKSFEKPKEIRNFPHGHIELIEVADRMVGRATFEPGWKWSEDVQPIAKTKSCEAAHVQYHLSGVLMVRMDTGETYQCRAGDVSVLPPGHDAWVVGDEPVVVVDFQGMVNYAKNP
- a CDS encoding PilZ domain-containing protein, whose protein sequence is MDTAKQPAPRTPLYLEVGFKRNYAREEVRGTLKNISLSGAFLEFRGESFRANEKLHLRFVVSGRERKIAAAVVWCNSLGCGIKFMPTNNRDVQIVDDLIYFVENNRDGRRDVLDKIFKKVS
- the gatA gene encoding Asp-tRNA(Asn)/Glu-tRNA(Gln) amidotransferase subunit GatA, coding for MDLINASITEIADAVKLKKTSAKEVTTQFMKRAESLNPKLNAYTSLNSNALKEAEAIDARIAKGEDIGAMAGVPFGIKEMFCTKGIVTNAGSKILQNFVPPYDATVVARLKKAGIVITGKLNQDEFAMGSSNETSFYGVTKNPWNLECVPGGSSGGSAAAQAARLCAGTLGTDTGGSIRQPASFCGIVGVKPTYGRVSRYGIIAYASSLDQAGPMVSSVKDAALTLEVISGHDEMDSTTSQRKVPAYSKDLTANVKGMKIGLIREYMQGGLHPDVQKTVDQAISALKSQGAEFVEVSVPMTEFAVPVYYLVAASEASSNLARYDGVKYGYRAEFPNLSAVDLEEFYGKTRGEGFGKEVKRRIMLGTYCLSSGYYDAYYNKAGQVRRMIMNQYREAFQKCDVILSPVTTSPAFKIGERVSDPLTMYLNDIFTTSTNLAGLPGMSVPFGMSADGLPIGVQLTGAHFDEQRMLNVGYALEGASSVKGKAPSV
- the rho gene encoding transcription termination factor Rho, yielding MSDPKDSQNVEVVKKRPTRAKAKADTEAAAPEAAPEAPAEPPPAAEAPVQASAPTENTPSENPSPQQREHREHRDNRDNRGGGDRGDRNSNQHRRFDNKNRDNRDNRGGGGHRHQQGGGGQRRDNFQKYENRDRGPRNEDLGPQDEQAANQNNIEVDLADINLSDEEKSWLNSKDLKSKNIQQLTDLALKLKIENAAGMRRQDMIFEILKRAAKLGQDIYGSGVLEILPDGYGFLRSPDYNYLPGPDDIYVSPSQIRRFGLRTGDTVTGTVRPPKDGERYFALLKVDSLNFETTEKGKDKILFDNLTPLYPNERLRLEHNPADNTTRVVDLMAPLGKGQRALIVAPPRTGKTVLMQHIANAITTNHPEVKLIVLLIDERPEEVTDMQRTVKGEVISSTFDEPPTRHVQVAEMVIEKAKRLVEHKHDVVILLDSITRLARAYNTVVPPSGKILSGGVDSNALHKPKRFFGAARNIEEGGSLTIIATALVDTGSRMDEVIFEEFKGTGNAEIHLDRKLMEKRIFPCMDINKSGTRKEDLLIDKGDLNRLWILRKVLAPMNPIDAMEFLIDKVQATKTNGDFLKAMSGNG
- the gatB gene encoding Asp-tRNA(Asn)/Glu-tRNA(Gln) amidotransferase subunit GatB — its product is MYRGYEAVIGIEIHVQLNTASKIFCADGTQFNAGDNENTSPVSVGMPGTLPVINKRAVEFAIKTGLALGCNIRKKSIFARKNYFYPDLPKGYQISQYDQPICENGTITFKVGDQTKTVKIVRAHLEEDAGKSSHLGDFTMINYNRAGIPLLEVVTGPDMHTPQEAAEYGRTIRQIVRYLGVCDGNLEEGSMRCDCNVSVRKVGDPKLGTRTELKNINSFRFVEKAIEYEIERQIDVVERGEKVVQETRLWDPDKNKTFTMRSKEEAQDYRYFPDPDLLPLVVSDELISKMKAELPELPIARKNRFVSAHGLPEHDAEVLTSEKDLADFYEETAKVSKNFKSSANWIMTEVIRELNDSKLEIAASPIKPAQLGQLIALIDKGTISGKIAKTVFSEMWKTGKEPEAIIKEKGLVQVSDPAVIEKIVDEILAANAQQVAGYKSGKTNLFGFFVGAIMKASKGQANPELVNQILQKKLNG
- a CDS encoding DUF192 domain-containing protein — translated: MVSPWKLFAASFLIWSSAFAGKMPEAKQDVTFKKEKITLAGKTISVEVAETPEQHEHGLMFRNSMPENDGMIFIFGEEDTRYFWMKNTYIDLSIGYFDKDKTLIDIQEMKATSMMETRPPSYPSAKPAMYALEMNKGWFAKNKVKLGQKFQFSMRRQ
- a CDS encoding type B 50S ribosomal protein L31, coding for MKKDLHPKVNTVVFKDISCDFSFLGTSTLHSAETVKWEDGKEYPLIKVEISSESHPFYTGKQRVMDTEGRIDRFKKKYGKK
- the gatC gene encoding Asp-tRNA(Asn)/Glu-tRNA(Gln) amidotransferase subunit GatC, which translates into the protein MIDKKTIEHIAKLARLEISESEANEYSQQLGKALSHFEQISKIDTKGIEPLVTPTEIEEFWREDVVKQEFTPEEMTANAPAKAGNLFKVPPVV